GTAGCGGCGCTCCACGGCGCCCGAAATCTGGGTCAACACGGTGGTGAGCGTGAGGTAGATCAGCGCCGTGGTGGCCAGGGTGGGCAGCGGCTGGAAGCTCGCGGCCTGGATGCGGTTGCCCACGTTGGTGAGTTCCACCACCCCGATGGCGTAGGCCAGCGACGAGTCCTTGAGCAGGGCCACGGTGTTGTTCACCAGCGGCGGCAGAGCGACCTTGAAGGCCTGCGGGAAGCTCACGTCCATGAAGGTGTGCCAGCTGGAGAGCCCGAGCGAGCGCGCGGCCTCGGCCTGGCCCTTGGGCACGGCCAGCAAGCCGCTGCGGATCGCCTCGGCGTTGTAGGCGCCGACGTTGAAGGCCAGCGCCACGCAGGCCGAGGCGAAGTCTTCCAGCTGCAAGCCCGGCACCAGCGCCGGCAGGGCGAGAAAGACGAACAGGATCTGCACCAGCAGCGGCGTGCCGCGCACGACCCAGATGTAGAGCGAGGCGGCCCAGCGCAGCGGCAGCACGCGCGAGGTGCGCCCCACGGCGGCGAGCACGCCGATGGCGATGCCCGCCAGACCGGCGGTGAGCGTGAGCTGCACGGTGATGAGGGTGCCCTCGGCGAACAGCACGGCGTTGCTGCCGATCGGTTCGGGGGCGAGCGACAGCGGCAGCGCCATCAGCCAGAGCAGCGCGATCAGCACCGCGCCGGCGCTGGCCATGGTCGCGGTGGCGCGCTGCTGGCGGCTCCAGTGGCCGGGCCAGGCAAGCAGTTGGGCGTTCATGGGGTGTGCCTTGTTCGGTGGAAGGGGTTCACACCGCTCAACGGCAGCGCACGTCGTCCTGGAAATACCGGCGCGAGAGCGCGCTGTAGCTGCCGTCGGCCAGCAGCGCGGCCAGGGCGGCGTTGTAGCCCTGGGCCAGGCTGTCGTTGCCCTTGGTCACGGCCGCGGCGATGCGGTCGACGAACAGGAACTCGCCGACCTTCAGGCCCGAGGCCGGGTTGGCGTTGAGCGCGGCGAGCACCACGAACTTGTCGGTGACCCAGGCGTCCACCCGGCGGCTCATGAGGGCGCTGCGCGCGTCGGTGTCCTGCGGGAAATTCTTCACCGCCTTCAGGCCCGGGAGCTTCTTGACGTTGTCCAGGTAGGTGCTGCCGGTCTGCACCGCCACCACCTTGCCCTGCAGGTCGGCCGGCTGGCGGATCGCCGGGTCCAGCGAGACGATGCTGCCGCCCGAGCAGTAGTGCGGGGCGGTGAAGGTCACGGCCTTGGCGCGTTCTTCGGTGATGCCGTGCGAGGCGATCACCAGGTCCCAGCGGTCCTGGCCGAGGCCGGCGAACAGCGCGTCAAAGCTCAGCGCTTTCCATTCCACGGCCAGGCCCATTTTTTTGGCGACCATCTCGGCCAGCTCGACCTCGAAGCCGCTGAGCTTGGCGCCCTGGAAGTAGTTGAACGGGGCGAACTGCCCCTCGGTGGCGATGACGATCTTGCCGTCCTTGCGGATGGCGTCCAGGCTGCGGGCCTGCGCGCCCAGGTTGGCGAGCACGAGCAGGGCGGTGAGGGCCCATTGGGAAATGCGTTTCATGGTTTGTCTCCTGTGGTTGTGATGAACGGGGGCGGGAAAAAAAAGGGGCGTCAGCCGTCGGCCGGGCGCATGAGGGTGGATTTGCCGAACAGGCTCTCGATCAGGTCGACCGCGAGTTCGGCGGTCTGGTTGCGCAGGTCCAGCGCGGGGTTGAGTTCGACCACGTCGAGCGAGCCCAGGCGCCCGGTGTCGGCGATCATTTCCATGCACAGCTGCGCTTCGCGGTAGGTCGGACCGCCGCGCACGGTGGTGCCCACGCCGGGGGCGATGTCGGGGTCGAGGAAGTCCACGTCCAGGCTCACGTGCAGGTGGGTGTTGGCGTCCACGCCGTCGAGCGCGCGCTCCATCACGTGGCGCATGCCCCACTCGTCGATGCAGCGCATGTCGAACACCTCGATGCCCATGTCGTGCACCAGCCGCTTCTCGCCCGCGTCCACGCTGCGGATGCCGATCTGGCGGATGTCCGCGGGGTCGATGGCGGGCACGCGGTCGGCCAGCCCGGTCAGCGCCTCGGGGCCCTGGCCGCACAGGCAGGCCACCGGCATGCCGTGGATGTTGCCGCTGGGTGTGAGGGTGGCGGTGTTGAAGTCGGCGTGGGCGTCGAACCACAGCACGCGCAGCCGCTGGCCGGTGGCGCGGCAGTGGCGCGCCACCGCGCTGATGGAGCCGATGCCCAGACAGTGGTCGCCGCCGAGCATGATGGGCAGCCGGCCGGCCTGCAGTTCGGCGTGCATGGCGTCGTGCAGCAGGCGGTTCCACAGCGCGACCTCGGGCAGGTGGCGAAAGCCGTTGACGGCCGCCAGCCAGGGGTTGGCCGGGCCCTGCAGGTTGCCGCGGTCGCGCACTTGCACGCCCAGCGCCTGCAGGGCCTCGGCAATGCCGGCCACGCGAAGCGCTTCCGGACCCATGCGGGAACCCAGCGTGCCCGCACCGATGTCGGTGGGCACGCCGATCAGGCCCACTCCGCCCGCTGCGAAGTGGCCTGTGCGCGGCGCCGTCATGCGCTCAGGGCGGGGGTTTTGGCGCGCGGGTGGCGCGGCGCCTGAGCGGCGGTCGGGGCCGTCGCGGCGCGCGGCTGCGGGGCGCTGGCGCGGATCAGCTGGTACAGATCCTTGGGGTTGGCCAGGCCGGGGATCAGCGGCAACAGCTGGCCCAGGTCGAGTTCACGCGCCGCGTCGCGCAGGAAACGCAGCGCCGAGAAGTCTTCCAGCGCGAAACCGACCGAGTCGAACACGGTGACCTGGGCATCGCCGTCGCGGCCGGCGGTTTCACCGGCCAGCACGCGCCAGAGTTCGGTCACGGCGAAGTCGATCGGCAGGTGCTGCAGGTCGCCTTCGATGCGGGTCTGCGGCTCGTATTCCACGAACACCGAGGCCATGCGCAGCACGTCGGGGTGCAGCTCGGTCTTGCCCGGGCAGTCGCCGCCCACGCCGTTGATGTGCATGCCCGGCTCGATCATGTCGGGCGTGAGGATGGTGGCGTTGGTCTTGTCGGCCGTCACGGTGGTGACGATGTCGGCGCCGCGCACCGCCTGGGCGATGCTGTCGCAGGGCCGCAGGCGCAGCGTGGTGTGGCTCAGGTTGTCCATCAGCTTGGCGGTGGCCGTGGGGTCGGTGTCGAACAGGCGGATCTCTTCGATGCCCATCAGGTGGTGGAAGGCCAGCGCCTGGAACTCGCTTTGCGCGCCGTTGCCGATCAGGGCCATGCGCCGGCTGCCCGGGCGGGCCAGCACCCGCGCGGCCACCACCGACATGGCCGCGGTGCGCAGCGCGGTGGTGAGCGTGAGCTCGCTCAGCAGCTCGGGCACGCCGGTGTCCACGTCGGCCAGCACGCCGAAAGCCATCACCGTGGGCAGGCCGCCCTGGGTGTTCTTGGGGTGGCCGTTGACGTATTTGAAGGCGTAGGTCTTGGCGTCGGCGATGGGCATCAGCTCGATCACGCCGTCGGCCGAGTGGCTGGCCACGCGGGCGCATTTGTCGAACGCGGGCCAGCGCAGGTAGTCGGCGTGGATGGTGTCGGCCATGCGCGCCAGGGCCGTGGGCAGGCCCAGGCGGTGGACCACGTTGGCCACGTCCTGGGCGCTCAGAAACTGGGTGGGTAGGGGGGAAAGATGCGTTGTCATGGGAAGCTCCGTTGGTATGACTGTTAATGTCTCAACCGCCCATGGCAATGTAAATCGGCAACTGTGCGAGCTTTATGTCAAATATTTGAACAAATGGCAGTGTTCGTTGCCATAATGACCAATATGGACGCCACCGACCAACAACTGCTGTCCCTGCTGCGCAAGGACGCCCGCACCAACGTGGCCACGCTGGCGAAGAAGCTCGGGGTCTCGCGCGGCACCGTGACCAACCGCATCACCAAGCTCGAAGACACGGGCGTGATCGTGGGCTACACGGTGCGCCTGCGGCCCGACGCCCAGCCCCACCAGATCAGCGCCTGGATGAGCGTGGCCGTCGAAGGCAACGAGACCCGCGCCGTGATCGCCAGCCTGCTGGGCGAGCCGGGCGTGGCCGCGCTGCACGACACCAACGGCCGCTGGGACCTGCTGGCCGAGCTGCGCGCGGCCAACCTTTCAGAGCTGTCCCAGGTGCTGGAGCGCATCCGCCTGGTGCGCGGCATCAGCAGCACCGAAACCAGCATCCACCTGGAAACCTACCGGTTGTCCTGAGCCACCGTTCAGCGCCCACCTTTCCTGCCAGACCCATGCCCCGCTTCGCCGCCAACCTCACCATGCTCTACAACGAGCACGCCTTCCTCGACCGTTTTTCCGCCGCCGCGGCCGACGGCTTCCAGGGCGTCGAGTACCTGTTTCCCTACGCCTTCGAGGCCCAGGACATCGCCCAGCGCCTGGCCGACCACGGCCTGCAGCAGGTGCTGTTCAACGCCCCGCCCGGCGACTGGGACGCGGGCGAACGCGGCCTGGCCTGCCTGCCCGGGCGCGAGGCCGAGTTCCGCGCCGGGTTTGCCCAAGCGCTGGAGTACGCGCAGACGCTGAACTGCCCGCGCATCCACGTGATGGCCGGCCTCGCGCCCGCCGGGGCCGAGCGCACTGCGTTGCAGGCCACGTATGAAAACAACCTGGCCTGGGCCGCCGGGCAGGCCGCGAGCGCGGGCCGCGACGTGCTGATCGAACCCATCAACCCGCGCGACATCCCGGGCTTCTTTCTCAACCGCCAGGACGAGGCGCACCGTGTGGTCCAAGCCATCGGCGCATCGAATCTGAAGGTGCAGTTCGACCTGTACCACTGCCAGATCGTCGAAGGCGACGTGGCCATGAAGATCCGCCAGTACCTGCCCACCGGCCGCGTGGGCCACTTCCAGATCGCCGGCGTGCCCATGCGCCACGAGCCCGACCTGGGCGAGCTGCACCACCCCTACCTGTTCGGCGTGATCGACGAGGTGGCCGCGGCCTGCGGCTGGCAGGGCTGGGTGGGCTGCGAGTACCGCCCGGCACGCGGCGCGGTGCCCGGCGGCACGTCCGACGGGCTGGGCTGGCTGCGCGCTGCCGGGTTTCCTGCGTAAACTGGCCGCGCCTTCCACGACGCGGTGCCCCAGCCATGCAAGACCCTTCTCCGACCCCAACCCGCTGCCTGCTGGTGGACGACGACCCCGAGATCCGCAGCTTGCTGGTGGACTTCCTCGCGCCCTTCGGCATGGTGGTGGACACCGTGGCCGACGGCGCGGGCCTGCGCCAGCGCCTGCCGCGCGGCGGCATCGACGTCTTGCTGCTCGACCTGATGCTGCCCGACGAAAACGGCCTGACGCTGTGCCAGTGGGTGCGGCAGACGCAGCCGGCGCTGCCGGTGATCATGCTCACCGCGCAGGGCGACGCGCTCTCGCGCGTGCTCGGGCTGGAGCTGGGTGCCGACGATTACCTGCCCAAACCCTTCGAGCCGCGCGAGCTGGTGGCGCGCATCAAGGCCGTGCTGCGCCGGGGCGGCGCGGGCGCGGCGGCGCCTGCGGCCACCGTGCTGCGCTTCGAGGGCTGGACCTTCGACCGCGTGCAGCGCCAGCTCAGCGAGGCCGATGGCCTGGTGGTGCCGCTGTCGGCGGCGGAATACCGTTTGTTGTGCGCCTTCGTGGACCACCCCGGCCAGGCGCTGAGCCGCGAGCGCCTGCTCGACCTCACCCGCGCACCCGGGGTCGAAGTCAGCGAGCGCAGCGTCGATCTGGCGGTCTCGCGCTTGCGCGGCAAGCTGCGCGACACCGGCCACGCGCCCAGCCTGATCCGCACCCTGCGCGGTGCGGGCTACCTGTTCACCGCGAAAGTCCAGCCGTGAAGCGGCCGCGCTTCAACACCCTGTTCTGGCGCCTGTTCGTGCTGATGTGGGTGACGCTGATCCTGAGCCACTTCACGGCCTTCGTGCTCTCGATCCCGCTGACCACCGGGGGCGGCAGCCCGGTCGAACGCATGAGCGGCGCCAACCTGGCCACCCTGCCGTCGCTGCCCCCGGGCAACCCGCTCACGGCGCGCAGCGACGCGGGGCCACCGGCTGCGCCGACCGCCCCGATGGGGCCCCGGCCGGACGGGATGGCGCCGGCTGGCCCCCGGCCCGACGGCCCGCCGCCGACAGGGCGCCCCGGCGACGTGGCCGGCGCCCCGCCCGCGCTGCCGGCCCAGACCCTGTGGTTCGACTACGCGCTGCGCGCGCTGCTCATCGGCCTGGGCGCGCTGCTCGGCGCGCGCTGGCTGGCCGCGCCCATGCAGCGCCTGTCGCGCGCGGCGGCCGAGCTCGCGCAGGGTCTGAGCCAGGGGCGCCGCCCGCCCGCGCTCGACGAAGACCGTGGCACGGTGGAGGTGCGCGAGACCGCGCGCGTGTTCAACCACATGACGCAGCGGCTGCAGGAGCAGTTCGACCAGCGCAGCCTGCACATGGCCGCGCTCTCGCACGACCTGCGCACGCCGCTGACGCGGCTGCGGCTGCGCATCGAGCGCCTGCCCGAGGCCGTGGCCCAGGCCGCCATCGCCGACATCCGCGAAATGGACGAGATGATCGACGCCTCGCTGGCCGTGATGCGCGAGCAGTCAAACGGGGCCGAGCCCCGCGTGGTGGACCTGGGCGCGATGCTGCAGTCGCTGGTGGACGACCTGTGCGAGCAGGGCCAGGCGGTCGAACTCGCCGAGCCGCCCGCGGCGCGCGTGCGGGTGCACCCCGCCTCGCTGCGCCGCATCCTGGGCAACCTGGTGGGCAACGCGCTGCGCTACGGCCAGCGCGCCCGCCTGAGCCTGGAGCCCGCAGCGGCGGGCGTGGCGGTGCACGTGGACGACGACGGGCCGGGCATACCGCCCGAACAGCTCGAGCGCGTGTTCCAGCCCTGGGTGCGCCTGCCCGGCGAGCAGCGCCCCAGCGGCAGCGGGCTGGGCCTGGCCATCGCCCGCGACCTGGCGCAGCGCGAAGGCGGCACGCTGGCCCTGGGCAACCGGCCCACGGGCGGGCTGCGCGCGACCCTGGTGTTGCCGGCGGCTTGAGGCGCCTGCGGCGCCATGGCGCCGCGAGGCCACGACAGCGCGCCGCGTTTGTGTCAGGCCCGACACAAATCGCCCACGCAGCGTTCACAGGCCCTCCACAGAATCGTGGGCATGCTTCAAACGCTTGCTCCCTCCGATGCCATCACACCCGCTGTCGCCTGCGATGACGCGGTGCCGTCACGGACCCTGCTGCGTGTGCAGCCCACGCAGCGGCCGTACCCGCTGCTGGAGTTTTTGCAGCGCTCGCCGCTGCTGCGGCGCGACATTGCGCGGGGCAGCCCCGGCCTTTCGCTGACGCTGAACATGCGGATCGTGGACGCGCGGGGCCGTCCCATCGAGCACGCGGCGGTCTACATCTGGCACTACGACGCGCGCTGCTGGACCATCGACTTCCAGGGCGACGAGCTCGACGCGATCACCTGCATGCGCGGCGTGCAGATCAGCGATGCCGACGGCGCGGTCGGCTTCCACACCGTTTACCCGCGCAAATACCGGGACAACACCGTGCCGGTCTACCTGCAGATCTATTTCAACAACGGCCGGCAGGTCACGGCGCGCTCCGACGTCTGCCTGCTCCTGCCCCAGGAGGCCGACGGCCCCCTGAAAGGCGTGCCGCTGGCCGACCCGCTGCCGGCGCGCACCACGCGGCCGCGCTTCAGCGACGACGGCGACGCGGTGCTGCTGACGCTGGACCGGCTGTCGGTCGATCTGGACACCGGCGGACTGCGCGGTGACGTGCGGATCGGCATCGATCTCTGACGGCGCGGCGCTTGGCGCCCGAACCCCTTCCCACTCCCCCACTGAAAGGACATTGCCTTGACCCCACACCATCCCCATGGTCTGAACCACGACCTCGACACCCTGGCCCGCCAGATCCGCGAACGCCGCAGCGCCTTGCGCTGGCTCGCCGCGGGCGCCTGCGCCTCGCTCGCGCCGCTCTCG
This Hydrogenophaga taeniospiralis DNA region includes the following protein-coding sequences:
- the rocF gene encoding arginase, with amino-acid sequence MTAPRTGHFAAGGVGLIGVPTDIGAGTLGSRMGPEALRVAGIAEALQALGVQVRDRGNLQGPANPWLAAVNGFRHLPEVALWNRLLHDAMHAELQAGRLPIMLGGDHCLGIGSISAVARHCRATGQRLRVLWFDAHADFNTATLTPSGNIHGMPVACLCGQGPEALTGLADRVPAIDPADIRQIGIRSVDAGEKRLVHDMGIEVFDMRCIDEWGMRHVMERALDGVDANTHLHVSLDVDFLDPDIAPGVGTTVRGGPTYREAQLCMEMIADTGRLGSLDVVELNPALDLRNQTAELAVDLIESLFGKSTLMRPADG
- the otnI gene encoding 2-oxo-tetronate isomerase, with the protein product MPRFAANLTMLYNEHAFLDRFSAAAADGFQGVEYLFPYAFEAQDIAQRLADHGLQQVLFNAPPGDWDAGERGLACLPGREAEFRAGFAQALEYAQTLNCPRIHVMAGLAPAGAERTALQATYENNLAWAAGQAASAGRDVLIEPINPRDIPGFFLNRQDEAHRVVQAIGASNLKVQFDLYHCQIVEGDVAMKIRQYLPTGRVGHFQIAGVPMRHEPDLGELHHPYLFGVIDEVAAACGWQGWVGCEYRPARGAVPGGTSDGLGWLRAAGFPA
- a CDS encoding amino acid ABC transporter permease, whose translation is MNAQLLAWPGHWSRQQRATATMASAGAVLIALLWLMALPLSLAPEPIGSNAVLFAEGTLITVQLTLTAGLAGIAIGVLAAVGRTSRVLPLRWAASLYIWVVRGTPLLVQILFVFLALPALVPGLQLEDFASACVALAFNVGAYNAEAIRSGLLAVPKGQAEAARSLGLSSWHTFMDVSFPQAFKVALPPLVNNTVALLKDSSLAYAIGVVELTNVGNRIQAASFQPLPTLATTALIYLTLTTVLTQISGAVERRYDVEGRQP
- a CDS encoding ABC transporter substrate-binding protein, translating into MKRISQWALTALLVLANLGAQARSLDAIRKDGKIVIATEGQFAPFNYFQGAKLSGFEVELAEMVAKKMGLAVEWKALSFDALFAGLGQDRWDLVIASHGITEERAKAVTFTAPHYCSGGSIVSLDPAIRQPADLQGKVVAVQTGSTYLDNVKKLPGLKAVKNFPQDTDARSALMSRRVDAWVTDKFVVLAALNANPASGLKVGEFLFVDRIAAAVTKGNDSLAQGYNAALAALLADGSYSALSRRYFQDDVRCR
- a CDS encoding ATP-binding protein; translation: MKRPRFNTLFWRLFVLMWVTLILSHFTAFVLSIPLTTGGGSPVERMSGANLATLPSLPPGNPLTARSDAGPPAAPTAPMGPRPDGMAPAGPRPDGPPPTGRPGDVAGAPPALPAQTLWFDYALRALLIGLGALLGARWLAAPMQRLSRAAAELAQGLSQGRRPPALDEDRGTVEVRETARVFNHMTQRLQEQFDQRSLHMAALSHDLRTPLTRLRLRIERLPEAVAQAAIADIREMDEMIDASLAVMREQSNGAEPRVVDLGAMLQSLVDDLCEQGQAVELAEPPAARVRVHPASLRRILGNLVGNALRYGQRARLSLEPAAAGVAVHVDDDGPGIPPEQLERVFQPWVRLPGEQRPSGSGLGLAIARDLAQREGGTLALGNRPTGGLRATLVLPAA
- a CDS encoding Lrp/AsnC family transcriptional regulator, which codes for MDATDQQLLSLLRKDARTNVATLAKKLGVSRGTVTNRITKLEDTGVIVGYTVRLRPDAQPHQISAWMSVAVEGNETRAVIASLLGEPGVAALHDTNGRWDLLAELRAANLSELSQVLERIRLVRGISSTETSIHLETYRLS
- a CDS encoding ornithine cyclodeaminase, whose protein sequence is MTTHLSPLPTQFLSAQDVANVVHRLGLPTALARMADTIHADYLRWPAFDKCARVASHSADGVIELMPIADAKTYAFKYVNGHPKNTQGGLPTVMAFGVLADVDTGVPELLSELTLTTALRTAAMSVVAARVLARPGSRRMALIGNGAQSEFQALAFHHLMGIEEIRLFDTDPTATAKLMDNLSHTTLRLRPCDSIAQAVRGADIVTTVTADKTNATILTPDMIEPGMHINGVGGDCPGKTELHPDVLRMASVFVEYEPQTRIEGDLQHLPIDFAVTELWRVLAGETAGRDGDAQVTVFDSVGFALEDFSALRFLRDAARELDLGQLLPLIPGLANPKDLYQLIRASAPQPRAATAPTAAQAPRHPRAKTPALSA
- a CDS encoding response regulator, giving the protein MQDPSPTPTRCLLVDDDPEIRSLLVDFLAPFGMVVDTVADGAGLRQRLPRGGIDVLLLDLMLPDENGLTLCQWVRQTQPALPVIMLTAQGDALSRVLGLELGADDYLPKPFEPRELVARIKAVLRRGGAGAAAPAATVLRFEGWTFDRVQRQLSEADGLVVPLSAAEYRLLCAFVDHPGQALSRERLLDLTRAPGVEVSERSVDLAVSRLRGKLRDTGHAPSLIRTLRGAGYLFTAKVQP